Below is a genomic region from Lampris incognitus isolate fLamInc1 chromosome 2, fLamInc1.hap2, whole genome shotgun sequence.
CTTTTCATTGTTTAATGTCCATGCACACCGAGCAAGGGCAGTGTGGTTGAACTGAACTGGAGTGAAGTGAAATGTCCACAGCAGTACAATTATCCTGGGCAAAATACACATGTTAAGTATAATGCCATTCCTGGTGAATGCCCGGTCGATGAAAGCGGCGACGTGCTTAATTGCAGGCTCCGTCTCCACGTGGCTGCAGTAATTACTGAGTTTATCATCACAATCAGGTTGGCTGCCAGGCTCCACGCCTGGACAGAGAGCACAAATTGATTTTGAAGTAGGTGGTCCAACGTACTGTACATAGGATACCGTGGTGCCTCGTATCCGTGGACGAGAGGGAggggtgctggtgtgtgtgtgtgtgcgtgtgacagagagagagggagagaaagggagagggagagagagagagagggagggagagagagagagggagagagagagggagagaaagggagagggagagagagagagaggggagagagagagagggagggaggagagagagagagagagggagagagggagagagagagtgagagagggagctagagagagagggagatagagggagagagagagagagagagaggggggagagagatagagagggagagagggagagaaagggggagagtgagagagggggagagagagagagggagggggagagagagagagagagagaaagagagagagggggagagagagagggagagagtgagagaaagggagatagagagagaaagggagagagagaaagggagagagagagagagagagagagagagagagagagagagagagagagaacgggagagagagaaagggcgagagagtgagcgagagagtgagcgagagagagagaaagggcgagagagagggagagagagagagagaaagggcgagagagagggagagagagagagagagagagagagagagagagagagagagagaacgggagagagagaaagggcgagagagtgagcgagagagtgagcgagagagagagaaagggcgagagagagggagagagagagagagaaagggcgagagagagggagagagagagagagagagagagagagagagagagagagagaaagggcgagagagaaagggagagagagagaaagggcgagagagagaaagggagagagagagagagtgagcgagagagagagagagagagagagagagggagagagagagagagaaagggcgagagagagtgcaagacagATGTGCATGAGTAGAGCCGACCAGGCAGCTCCGGTTTTCTTCTTTCTCCTGGTCAGTTCCTTCTGGATCTGCACAGCGCTGCTACAACCGCATCCTCCACCCGGTCCTGCTGACCCACGCCCGCTGCCAACTATGGTGAGCCATCTCTCAGGACACATTTGCACATCATTTATATTGTGCTCTCCTGCATCTCCTACCTTCCTGACCGAGCAGAAGGAAAACATGTAAACCACTGCTCCTTCCCGGTGTTTGATGGGAACCTTGTTATAtcacacagatgtgaaatatacAGAAATGAGAAATCCTGCAATACACGGTGGACACTTTGGGGGGTCTAACGAGATCTTTTGTCCTGCGTCTCCTGTTTTTTCTCTAGGGCTCTTGTTCGAGGATCAACTGAGGTGTGCCGACGGGACTTTCGACACGATGGAAAATCACACAACCCCCGATCAGAACGACAGTCTCGCCCACGTTGTGAATTTGACGGAGATGCCGCTGAACCCCGTCGAGGAGCAGGTCATCACCATACTGCTGACGACGGTCATCTGCGGGGTCGGGATAGCCGGGAACGtcatggtggtgctggtggtcctCCGCACCAAGCACATGGTGACCCCGACCAACTGCTACCTCGTCAGCCTGGCCATAGCGGACCTCATCGTGCTCCTGGCCGCCGGTTTACCCAACATCTCCGACGCCGTGTCCTTCTGGATATACGGCTACACCGGCTGCCTGTGCATAACCTACCTTCAGTACCTGGGCATCAACGTGTCCTCTTGCTCCATCACCGCGTTCACCATCGAGCGCTACATCGCCATATGCCACTCCATCAAGGCCCAGTTCATATGCACCATCTCCCGGGCCAAGAGGATCATCGCCGGCGTCTGGATCTTCACCTCGCTGTACTGCATCATGTGGTTCTTTCTGGTGGACACGGACGAGACCGTCTACGCCAACGGCGTGGTGGTCACCTGTGGCTACCGGGTGTCCAGGAACCTCTACATGCCCATTTATTTCCTGGACTTCACTTTGTTTTACGTGGTCCCCCTCGTCGTGGCCACCGCGCTGTACGGGCTCATCGCCAGGATTCTGTTCATGAGCCCCCTGCCGTCGCATCTGAGCGAGCGGGCCGGCGGAGGGGGCTTGGTCCACCGGGGGCATTCGCACGGCCCCGTCACCTCCAACAAGGGCGCAGTCTCGGCACGAAAACAGGTAAAGACTGGAAAACGAGAACAACACCAATGATAACAGTAATAAAATATGACCCTTTAACCTTTCATACATGAGTGGCAGCTCAAAAGGGCTAATTTACATCAGGGCGTCGGGGTGGCGGGGCGGTCtagtccgctgcctaccaacacggggatctccggttcgaatccccgtgttgtctccggcctggtcgggcgtccccacagacacaattggccgtgtctgtgggtgggaagccggatgtggggatgtgtcgcctcggttggggcgcctgttcgggggggggggggggtggcgtgatcctcccacgctctacgtccccctggggaaactcctcactggctggcgactccacatgtatgggaggaggcacgtggtagtctgcagccctccccggatgggcagagggggtggagcagcgactgagacggctcgggagagtcgggtaattggccggattcaattgggggagaaaagggggggagggggtgcatTACATTATGAAGAATCAGACAAATGAAAACAGAAATCCGCGACTTTTCTTCGCTCGTAAACTTGTTATTTAACCGTCTGTAACGTGGAGCCAGGCTCCATAACACCACCGGTCATCTTTGCCAAGGTTGGAGACGCTCTCCGCCCACCCGGCATCACAACGAAGCgcgtaatacacccgccggtctaACCCGCCGGCgccacggtttgcctcgctcaggcgggaaaagtacacgcgtgtatgaaggtgcagtgccagcagggggcgatgattaagaggtgaaggcaggttagggttaggggagggattttggaaaatgctgtactgcttcttctcctccttcgggaagttgCCGGcgttgagttaatcatcgccccctgctggcactgcaccttcatacacgcgtgtacttttcccgcctgagcgaggcaaagcgTGGCGCTGACAGGTGGGACCGGCGGGCGCACTACCCAtcttggcgtgataccgggccgTCCGTGTACcgctgttgaaatgttttgatcgggtaggacgaacactggcgCAGCGGCAAACCCGTTCCGACTGAAACGGGAAACAAGAtgaaacgtgatgctgatgtctccatgacaaccaatatgactgtacaacggTGTTCCCATATGGTGTGCTGTAGTATGTAATACATCAGACAGTCTGTGTTGGCTTTGGtcccagggttagggttagggttttacaagggtgggaactgtttactgctgagctgacggcacaccaccCACAATGGCCGCTGCACccggtttgtagtcccagaaaatcagtgtcaaaatgctgaatggactgcattttatattgcgcttttccagctgcaacagccactcaaagctctttacaaccaatgaatgcctcacattcaccgcccacccccccacccccacacataaCAATGCTGGTGTCAACCACGCAAGGTAAccaccagctcatcaggagcagattAGGTGTCTTGCTGAGGTGCACCTCCGCATTTTTggcaggaggagccgaggatcaaactggcaaccctccagtaAGCGGATGACCTGCTCTTCCTCATGAGATACTGCCATCAAGAGGTCTGTTtccctctgcctcctacatccactatatcgcaacgctgttctgctggaatactgactgtctgtccaacacaaccgccacatcatcatcatcacgttTCAAATGGATCAGCTATAAACTTATTAAATGGGAAAAATCACTGATTGCAGCTTTAAAATAATCATAAAACTACAGTAAGAAGTGGCGCCCTTAACAACAGAGAATGATAATTACAAAAATTAAGAGCCTATAAAGTCATAtgcatataatataatatgaactacagaggtataaagttgatcagccacagcatgaagatatgggaaagagtaatagaagctaggttaagaggagaggtggtgatcagcagcagcagtatgggttcatgccaggaaagagcaccacagatgtgatgtttgctttgagaatgttgatggagaagtatagaggaggccagaaggaggtacattgtgtctttgtggatttagagaaagcatacgacagggtgccgagagaggagatgtggtattgtatgaggaagtcgggagtggctgagaagtatgtaggagtggtgcaggatatgtatgagggaagtgtgacactggtgaggtgtgtggtaggaatgacagatgggttcaaggtggaggtgggattacatcaaggatcggctctgagccctttcttgtttgcggtggtgatggacaggttgacggacaagatcaggcaggagtctccgtggactatgatgtttgcggatgacattgtgatctgtagcgagagtagggagcaggtggaggagagcctggagaggtggaggtatgcatcggagagaagaggaatgaaagtcagtaggagcaagacggaatacctatgcgtgaatgagagggaggacagtggaatggtgaggatgcaaggaatagaggtgacgaaggcgtatgagtttaaatacttggggtcaactgtccaaagtaacggggagtgcaggagagagg
It encodes:
- the LOC130108133 gene encoding thyrotropin-releasing hormone receptor-like, which gives rise to MENHTTPDQNDSLAHVVNLTEMPLNPVEEQVITILLTTVICGVGIAGNVMVVLVVLRTKHMVTPTNCYLVSLAIADLIVLLAAGLPNISDAVSFWIYGYTGCLCITYLQYLGINVSSCSITAFTIERYIAICHSIKAQFICTISRAKRIIAGVWIFTSLYCIMWFFLVDTDETVYANGVVVTCGYRVSRNLYMPIYFLDFTLFYVVPLVVATALYGLIARILFMSPLPSHLSERAGGGGLVHRGHSHGPVTSNKGAVSARKQVTKMLAVVVALFALLWMPYRTLVVVNSLTDPPYHNTWFLLFCRMCIYTNSAINPIVYNLMSQKFRLAFKRLCRCKGEHKEKVTSQRAAVYYSVIKDSSHESHETAAGPKDDPDHRKFDFTENDTRTAFSVA